A stretch of Telopea speciosissima isolate NSW1024214 ecotype Mountain lineage chromosome 11, Tspe_v1, whole genome shotgun sequence DNA encodes these proteins:
- the LOC122645189 gene encoding miraculin-like: MSTDVNIRFMEMPGVWQIDAASGRERYVTLEGKPGHPGKSTVKNWFKILLVNASDPASAYRIRYCPGLCESCHVTCGDVGIRKEEGTRWLSVLTSGEFPFVFVKARSNNEANYTVKSYSSTHNGVI; this comes from the coding sequence ATGTCGACAGATGTGAACATCAGATTCATGGAAATGCCAGGAGTATGGCAGATTGATGCTGCATCGGGTCGGGAGAGGTATGTGACATTGGAAGGTAAACCGGGTCATCCGGGTAAATCGACAGTGAAGAACTGGTTTAAGATTTTGCTGGTCAATGCATCGGATCCAGCTTCAGCTTATCGGATCAGATACTGCCCCGGTTTGTGCGAGTCGTGTCATGTTACGTGTGGTGATGTTGGAATTAGGAAAGAAGAGGGGACAAGGTGGTTGTCAGTTTTGACAAGTGGAGAGTTCCCATTCGTGTTCGTGAAGGCAAGGAGTAACAATGAGGCTAACTACACTGTCAAGAGTTATAGTAGCACGCACAATGGTGTTATATAG